In Candidatus Eisenbacteria bacterium, the following proteins share a genomic window:
- the secG gene encoding preprotein translocase subunit SecG produces the protein MYAVLLFIHILTCAALMLAVLLQSGKGGGLAGTFGWTGAQTIFGGRGAGTMLSRATSVLGGLFMVTSLTLALLTGTVAKTGGKGILQRARERAGTEQPVSRPGSKLPTGTIPQATSTAPPGQAVAPGQTPQTQQPSQTRPGSETQVPPSGETKTSQTKAEETEGK, from the coding sequence ATGTACGCAGTTCTGCTCTTTATTCACATCTTGACCTGTGCTGCCCTGATGCTCGCGGTTCTTCTTCAGTCTGGAAAGGGTGGCGGCCTTGCCGGCACTTTTGGCTGGACCGGTGCCCAGACAATCTTTGGAGGACGAGGTGCAGGGACCATGCTCAGTAGAGCAACAAGTGTGCTTGGCGGGCTCTTTATGGTAACTTCCCTGACACTTGCGCTCCTGACCGGAACGGTCGCAAAGACCGGAGGCAAGGGTATCCTTCAGAGAGCCAGGGAAAGGGCTGGAACCGAGCAGCCTGTCTCCAGACCTGGGAGCAAACTTCCGACCGGAACGATTCCTCAGGCTACTTCTACTGCTCCTCCAGGCCAGGCTGTTGCCCCGGGTCAGACTCCTCAGACTCAGCAGCCCTCTCAAACCAGGCCCGGCAGTGAAACTCAGGTCCCTCCCTCCGGCGAGACAAAGACAAGCCAGACGAAGGCAGAAGAGACAGAAGGAAAGTAA
- a CDS encoding Lrp/AsnC ligand binding domain-containing protein, with amino-acid sequence MTVSAYVHISVQTGKTKSTLNRMSRIQGIKSACSVMGPFDIIAVVQANDLSGIERIVTGKIQLLPGVKTTMTSLIV; translated from the coding sequence GTGACAGTGTCCGCTTACGTGCATATTAGCGTGCAGACCGGGAAGACCAAGAGTACGCTAAACAGAATGTCCAGGATTCAAGGGATAAAGTCAGCATGCTCGGTCATGGGACCGTTCGATATCATCGCTGTCGTTCAGGCGAATGATCTAAGTGGAATCGAGCGAATAGTCACTGGTAAGATCCAATTACTCCCCGGGGTGAAGACTACTATGACTTCCCTCATTGTGTAA